Proteins from one Doryrhamphus excisus isolate RoL2022-K1 chromosome 19, RoL_Dexc_1.0, whole genome shotgun sequence genomic window:
- the tnika gene encoding TRAF2 and NCK interacting kinase a isoform X13: MASDSPARSLDEIDLSALRDPAGIFELVELVGNGTYGQVYKGRHVKTGQLAAIKVMDVTGDEEEEIKAEINMLKKYSHHRNIATYYGAFIKKNPPGMDDQLWLVMEFCGAGSVTDLIKNTKGNSLKEEWTAYICREILRGLTHLHQHKVIHRDIKGQNVLLTENAEVKLVDFGVSAQLDRTVGRRNTFIGTPYWMAPEVIACDENPDATYDFKSDLWSLGITAIEMAEGAPPLCDMHPMRALFLIPRNPAPRLKSKKWSKKFQLFIESCLVKSHSQRPSTEQLLKHPFIRDLPNERQVRIQLKDHIDRTKKKRGERDETEYEYSGSEEEDEDRDMGEPSSIINIPGESTLRRDFLRLQLANKERSEAQRRQQLEQQQNEEHKRLLLAERQKRIEEQKEQRRRLEEQQQRERELRKQHEREQRRRYEEMEQLRREEERRHAEREQEYKRKQVEEQRQAERLQRQLQQERAYLVSLQQQQQQEGRQAEKKQLYHYKDVINPNDKPAWAKDVEERSKMNRQSSPALQPKASNRIADPSLPPRSESFSGGGMQPARTPPVHRPAEPQMAHLIPVKTHAGSMSGSQSLQDQTGSALSEGVGSPRLDIPRQNSDPTSDTQTPPLRIAGREERDRDRDRDRPAWLREEDLPSKVRESQSNPPRTTSISPALVRKTSPNGGVGLGPRTGSLLILASNPDLRRSELSLDAMLQRTSSNSSSSSSPSSQGGSVERRGRSRQEGSSMGANQEANQEANQEAKKEESRDSTRPSRPADLSALAKELRELRVEEGSRPPVKVTDYSSSSEESESSDEDGETVGHDGTVAVSDIPRVMPAVQSGSESYRGLTDDPPGEAYGSTTDSTLVMREANEKRRRGSHAESNGFGHHGNHGNLPDLVQQSNSPTAAPSALQELGQMPEFGLGGSKSSFTPFVDPRVYQTSPSDENENPAAAMFANELLRQEQARLNEARKISVVNVNPTNIRPHSDTPEIRKYKKRFNSEILCAALWGVNLLVGTENGLMLLDRSGQGKVYNLITRRRFLQMDVLEGLNVLVTISGKKNKLRVYYLSWLRNRILHNDPEVEKKQGWITVGELEGCVHYKVVKYERIKFLVIALKNSVEIYAWAPKPYHKFMAFKSFSDLQHRPQLVDLTVEEGQRLKVIYGSSVGFHVIDVDSGNPYDIYIPSHIQSHVTPHAIVVLPKTDGMEMLLCYEDEGVYVNTYGRITKDVVLQWGEMPTSVAYIHSNQIMGWGEKAIEIRSVETGHLDGVFMHKRAQRLKFLCERNDKVFFASVRSGGSSQVFFMTLNRNSMMNW, encoded by the exons gacgaggaggaggagataaAAGCTGAAATCAACATGCTGAAGAAGTACAGCCATCACCGTAACATCGCTACCTACTATGGAGCCTTCATCAAGAAGAACCCTCCTGGAATGGATGACCAACTATGG ctcgTCATGGAGTTCTGCGGTGCGGGTTCAGTGACGGACCTGATCAAGAACACCAAGGGCAACTCCCTGAAGGAAGAGTGGACGGCCTACATCTGCCGGGAGATCCTCAGG GGCCTGACTCATCTCCATCAGCACAAGGTCATCCACCGAGACATCAAGGGCCAGAACGTCCTGCTGACGGAGAACGCCGAGGTCAAACTCG TGGACTTTGGGGTGTCGGCTCAGCTGGACCGGACCGTGGGAAGGAGGAACACGTTCATCGGGACGCCATATTGGATGGCGCCGGAGGTGATCGCTTGTGACGAGAACCCCGATGCCACGTATGACTTCAAG AGCGACTTATGGTCCCTGGGCATCACGGCCATAGAGATGGCGGAAGGAGCGCCGC CGTTGTGTGACATGCACCCCATGAGGGCCCTCTTCCTCATCCCTCGGAACCCCGCCCCAAGGCTCAAGTCAAAGAAATG GTCCAAGAAGTTCCAGTTGTTCATAGAAAGCTGCCTGGTGAAGAGCCACAGCCAGAGACCCAGCACAGAGCAGCTCCTCAAGCATCCCTTCATCAGGGACCTGCCCAACGAGAGGCAGGTTCGCATCCAGCTCAAGGACCACATCGACCGCACCAAGAAGAAGCGAGGAGAACGAG aTGAGACGGAGTACGAATACAGCGgcagcgaggaggaggatgaagaccgGGACATGGGTGAGCCGAG ctccatcaTCAACATCCCCGGCGAGTCCACCTTGAGGCGGGACTTTCTGCGCCTGCAGCTGGCCAATAAGGAGCGATCGGAGGCGCAGCGGCGCCAGCAGCTGGAGCAGCAGCAGAACGAGGAGCACAAGCGCCTCCTGCTGGCAGAGAGGCAGAAGCGCATCGAGGAGCAGAAGGAGCAGCGGCGGCGGTTGGAGGAG cagcagcagcgggaaCGCGAACTGAGGAAGCAGCACGAGAGGGAGCAGAGGAGGCGCTACGAGGAAATGGAGCAGCTCCGccgagaggaggagaggaggcacGCGGAAAGGGAGCAG GAGTACAAGCGTAAGCAGGTGGAGGAGCAGCGCCAGGCGGAGCGACTGCAGAGGCAGCTCCAGCAGGAGAGGGCCTACCTGGTGtccctgcagcagcagcagcagcaggagggcAGGCAGGCGGAGAAGAAGCAGCTGTATCATTACAAGGACGTCATCAATCCCAACGACAAGCCGGCCTGGGCCAAAGAC GTGGAGGAGAGATCTAAGATGAACAGGCAGAGTTCTCCGGCGCTTCAACCCAAAGCGTCCAATCGCATCGCcgacccctccctccctccccgctCAGAGTCCTTCAGCGGCGGCGGCATGCAGCCTGCCCGAACCCCACCCGTCCACCGTCCCGCTGAACCCCAG ATGGCCCACCTGATCCCCGTCAAGACCCACGCCGGTTCTATGTCCGGGTCACAGTCTCTGCAGGACCAGACGGGCTCCGCTCTGAGCGAGGGCGTCGGCTCTCCCAGGCTGGATATCCCACGGCAAAACTCCGACCCGACATCCGACACTCAAACACCGCCGCTTCGTATCGCCGGGAGGGAAGAGCGGGACCGGGATCGGGATCGGGACAGACCGGCCTGGCTGAGGGAGGAAGACCTCCCGTCCAAGGTCCGAGAATCCCAATCG AACCCCCCCAGGACCACCTCCATCTCCCCAGCCTTGGTCAGGAAGACCTCCCCCAATGGAGGAGTTGGTCTGGGCCCCCGCACCGGCTCTCTTCTCATCCTGGCAAG tAACCCAGACCTGCGACGTTCCGAGCTCTCCCTGGACGCCATGCTACAAAGGACCTCCtccaactcctcctcctcctcctccccctcgtCCCAAGGAGGCTCGGTCGAGAGGAGAG GCCGCAGCAGACAAGAAGGATCCTCCATGGGAGCCAATCAGGAGGCCAATCAGGAGGCCAATCAGGAGGCCAAAAAGGAGGAGAGCCGTGACTCGACCAGACCGAGCCGACCGGCG GACCTCAGCGCTCTGGCCAAAGAACTCCGAGAGCTGCGGGTTGAGGAGGGGAGCCGTCCTCCGGTCAAG GTGACTGACTACTCGTCATCCAGCGAGGAGTCGGAGAGCAGCGACGAGGACGGCGAGACGGTGGGACACGACGGCACGGTCGCCGTTAGCGACATCCCCCGCGTCAT GCCGGCCGTGCAAAGCGGCAGCGAGTCGTACCGAGGCCTGACAGACGACCCCCCGGGGGAGGCCTACGGCAGCACCACGGACAGCACCCTGGTGATGCGAGAG GCCAatgagaagaggaggagaggcagCCACGCCGAGAGCAACGGGTTTGGCCATCacggtaaccatggcaacctcCCTGACCTGGTGCAACAGAGCAACTCCCCCACGGCCGCGCCCTCGGCCCTGCAGGAGCTGGGCCAAATGCCCGAG TTTGGTCTGGGCGGCTCCAAATCGTCCTTCACCCCATTTGTGGACCCCCGTGTCTATCAAACGTCCCCGAGCGATGAAAATGAGAACCCGGCAGCTG ccatgtttgccaACGAGCTCCTGAGGCAGGAACAGGCCCGACTCAACGAAGCCAGGAAAATCTCCGTCGTCAACGTCAACCCCACCAACATCAGGCCCCACAGTGACACGCCGGAGATCCGCAAATACAAGAAGCGATTCAACTCCGAAATTCTTTGCGCCGCACTCTGGG GCGTCAACCTGCTGGTGGGGACGGAGAACGGTCTCATGCTCCTGGACCGGAGTGGGCAAGGCAAAGTTTACAACCTGATCACCAGGAGGCGTTTCCTGCAGATGGACGTGCTGGAGGGGCTCAACGTGCTCGTCACCATATCtg GGAAGAAGAACAAGCTCCGTGTCTACTACCTGTCCTGGCTGAGGAACAGAATACTACACAACGACCCCGAAGTGGAGAAGAAGCAAGGTTGGATCACCGTCGGGGAGCTGGAAGGCTGTGTGCATTATAAAGTTG TCAAGTATGAGAGGATCAAATTCCTGGTGATTGCTCTGAAGAACTCGGTGGAAATCTACGCCTGGGCTCCAAAGCCCTACCACAAATTCATGGCCTTTAAG TCGTTCAGCGATCTGCAGCATCGCCCCCAGCTGGTCGACCTGACCGTGGAGGAAGGTCAGAGGTTGAAGGTCATCTACGGCTCCAGCGTGGGCTTCCACGTCATCGACGTTGACTCGGGAAACCCGTACGACATCTACATCCCGTCACAC ATCCAGAGTCATGTGACGCCGCACGCCATCGTGGTGCTCCCCAAAACGGACGGGATGGAGATGCTGCTGTGCTACGAGGACGAGGGCGTCTACGTCAACACCTACGGGCGCATCACCAAGGACGTGGTGCTGCAGTGGGGCGAGATGCCCACCTCTGTCG cctACATCCACTCCAACCAGATCATGGGCTGGGGGGAGAAGGCCATCGAGATCCGCTCCGTGGAGACGGGTCACCTGGACGGGGTCTTCATGCACAAGAGGGCGCAGAGGCTGAAGTTCCTGTGTGAGCGCAACGACAAG GTCTTCTTTGCGTCGGTGCGATCGGGAGGCAGCAGCCAGGTCTTCTTCATGACCCTCAACAGGAACTCCATGATGAACTGGTGA
- the tnika gene encoding TRAF2 and NCK interacting kinase a isoform X9 — protein sequence MASDSPARSLDEIDLSALRDPAGIFELVELVGNGTYGQVYKGRHVKTGQLAAIKVMDVTGDEEEEIKAEINMLKKYSHHRNIATYYGAFIKKNPPGMDDQLWLVMEFCGAGSVTDLIKNTKGNSLKEEWTAYICREILRGLTHLHQHKVIHRDIKGQNVLLTENAEVKLVDFGVSAQLDRTVGRRNTFIGTPYWMAPEVIACDENPDATYDFKSDLWSLGITAIEMAEGAPPLCDMHPMRALFLIPRNPAPRLKSKKWSKKFQLFIESCLVKSHSQRPSTEQLLKHPFIRDLPNERQVRIQLKDHIDRTKKKRGERDETEYEYSGSEEEDEDRDMGEPSSIINIPGESTLRRDFLRLQLANKERSEAQRRQQLEQQQNEEHKRLLLAERQKRIEEQKEQRRRLEEQQQRERELRKQHEREQRRRYEEMEQLRREEERRHAEREQEYKRKQVEEQRQAERLQRQLQQERAYLVSLQQQQQQEGRQAEKKQLYHYKDVINPNDKPAWAKDVEERSKMNRQSSPALQPKASNRIADPSLPPRSESFSGGGMQPARTPPVHRPAEPQMAHLIPVKTHAGSMSGSQSLQDQTGSALSEGVGSPRLDIPRQNSDPTSDTQTPPLRIAGREERDRDRDRDRPAWLREEDLPSKVRESQSNPPRTTSISPALVRKTSPNGGVGLGPRTGSLLILASNPDLRRSELSLDAMLQRTSSNSSSSSSPSSQGGSVERRGRSRQEGSSMGANQEANQEANQEAKKEESRDSTRPSRPASYKKAIDEDLSALAKELRELRVEEGSRPPVKVTDYSSSSEESESSDEDGETVGHDGTVAVSDIPRVMPAVQSGSESYRGLTDDPPGEAYGSTTDSTLVMREANEKRRRGSHAESNGFGHHGNHGNLPDLVQQSNSPTAAPSALQELGQMPEFGLGGSKSSFTPFVDPRVYQTSPSDENENPAAAMFANELLRQEQARLNEARKISVVNVNPTNIRPHSDTPEIRKYKKRFNSEILCAALWGVNLLVGTENGLMLLDRSGQGKVYNLITRRRFLQMDVLEGLNVLVTISGKKNKLRVYYLSWLRNRILHNDPEVEKKQGWITVGELEGCVHYKVVKYERIKFLVIALKNSVEIYAWAPKPYHKFMAFKSFSDLQHRPQLVDLTVEEGQRLKVIYGSSVGFHVIDVDSGNPYDIYIPSHCTKETKIQSHVTPHAIVVLPKTDGMEMLLCYEDEGVYVNTYGRITKDVVLQWGEMPTSVAYIHSNQIMGWGEKAIEIRSVETGHLDGVFMHKRAQRLKFLCERNDKVFFASVRSGGSSQVFFMTLNRNSMMNW from the exons gacgaggaggaggagataaAAGCTGAAATCAACATGCTGAAGAAGTACAGCCATCACCGTAACATCGCTACCTACTATGGAGCCTTCATCAAGAAGAACCCTCCTGGAATGGATGACCAACTATGG ctcgTCATGGAGTTCTGCGGTGCGGGTTCAGTGACGGACCTGATCAAGAACACCAAGGGCAACTCCCTGAAGGAAGAGTGGACGGCCTACATCTGCCGGGAGATCCTCAGG GGCCTGACTCATCTCCATCAGCACAAGGTCATCCACCGAGACATCAAGGGCCAGAACGTCCTGCTGACGGAGAACGCCGAGGTCAAACTCG TGGACTTTGGGGTGTCGGCTCAGCTGGACCGGACCGTGGGAAGGAGGAACACGTTCATCGGGACGCCATATTGGATGGCGCCGGAGGTGATCGCTTGTGACGAGAACCCCGATGCCACGTATGACTTCAAG AGCGACTTATGGTCCCTGGGCATCACGGCCATAGAGATGGCGGAAGGAGCGCCGC CGTTGTGTGACATGCACCCCATGAGGGCCCTCTTCCTCATCCCTCGGAACCCCGCCCCAAGGCTCAAGTCAAAGAAATG GTCCAAGAAGTTCCAGTTGTTCATAGAAAGCTGCCTGGTGAAGAGCCACAGCCAGAGACCCAGCACAGAGCAGCTCCTCAAGCATCCCTTCATCAGGGACCTGCCCAACGAGAGGCAGGTTCGCATCCAGCTCAAGGACCACATCGACCGCACCAAGAAGAAGCGAGGAGAACGAG aTGAGACGGAGTACGAATACAGCGgcagcgaggaggaggatgaagaccgGGACATGGGTGAGCCGAG ctccatcaTCAACATCCCCGGCGAGTCCACCTTGAGGCGGGACTTTCTGCGCCTGCAGCTGGCCAATAAGGAGCGATCGGAGGCGCAGCGGCGCCAGCAGCTGGAGCAGCAGCAGAACGAGGAGCACAAGCGCCTCCTGCTGGCAGAGAGGCAGAAGCGCATCGAGGAGCAGAAGGAGCAGCGGCGGCGGTTGGAGGAG cagcagcagcgggaaCGCGAACTGAGGAAGCAGCACGAGAGGGAGCAGAGGAGGCGCTACGAGGAAATGGAGCAGCTCCGccgagaggaggagaggaggcacGCGGAAAGGGAGCAG GAGTACAAGCGTAAGCAGGTGGAGGAGCAGCGCCAGGCGGAGCGACTGCAGAGGCAGCTCCAGCAGGAGAGGGCCTACCTGGTGtccctgcagcagcagcagcagcaggagggcAGGCAGGCGGAGAAGAAGCAGCTGTATCATTACAAGGACGTCATCAATCCCAACGACAAGCCGGCCTGGGCCAAAGAC GTGGAGGAGAGATCTAAGATGAACAGGCAGAGTTCTCCGGCGCTTCAACCCAAAGCGTCCAATCGCATCGCcgacccctccctccctccccgctCAGAGTCCTTCAGCGGCGGCGGCATGCAGCCTGCCCGAACCCCACCCGTCCACCGTCCCGCTGAACCCCAG ATGGCCCACCTGATCCCCGTCAAGACCCACGCCGGTTCTATGTCCGGGTCACAGTCTCTGCAGGACCAGACGGGCTCCGCTCTGAGCGAGGGCGTCGGCTCTCCCAGGCTGGATATCCCACGGCAAAACTCCGACCCGACATCCGACACTCAAACACCGCCGCTTCGTATCGCCGGGAGGGAAGAGCGGGACCGGGATCGGGATCGGGACAGACCGGCCTGGCTGAGGGAGGAAGACCTCCCGTCCAAGGTCCGAGAATCCCAATCG AACCCCCCCAGGACCACCTCCATCTCCCCAGCCTTGGTCAGGAAGACCTCCCCCAATGGAGGAGTTGGTCTGGGCCCCCGCACCGGCTCTCTTCTCATCCTGGCAAG tAACCCAGACCTGCGACGTTCCGAGCTCTCCCTGGACGCCATGCTACAAAGGACCTCCtccaactcctcctcctcctcctccccctcgtCCCAAGGAGGCTCGGTCGAGAGGAGAG GCCGCAGCAGACAAGAAGGATCCTCCATGGGAGCCAATCAGGAGGCCAATCAGGAGGCCAATCAGGAGGCCAAAAAGGAGGAGAGCCGTGACTCGACCAGACCGAGCCGACCGGCG AGCTATAAGAAAGCCATAGATGAG GACCTCAGCGCTCTGGCCAAAGAACTCCGAGAGCTGCGGGTTGAGGAGGGGAGCCGTCCTCCGGTCAAG GTGACTGACTACTCGTCATCCAGCGAGGAGTCGGAGAGCAGCGACGAGGACGGCGAGACGGTGGGACACGACGGCACGGTCGCCGTTAGCGACATCCCCCGCGTCAT GCCGGCCGTGCAAAGCGGCAGCGAGTCGTACCGAGGCCTGACAGACGACCCCCCGGGGGAGGCCTACGGCAGCACCACGGACAGCACCCTGGTGATGCGAGAG GCCAatgagaagaggaggagaggcagCCACGCCGAGAGCAACGGGTTTGGCCATCacggtaaccatggcaacctcCCTGACCTGGTGCAACAGAGCAACTCCCCCACGGCCGCGCCCTCGGCCCTGCAGGAGCTGGGCCAAATGCCCGAG TTTGGTCTGGGCGGCTCCAAATCGTCCTTCACCCCATTTGTGGACCCCCGTGTCTATCAAACGTCCCCGAGCGATGAAAATGAGAACCCGGCAGCTG ccatgtttgccaACGAGCTCCTGAGGCAGGAACAGGCCCGACTCAACGAAGCCAGGAAAATCTCCGTCGTCAACGTCAACCCCACCAACATCAGGCCCCACAGTGACACGCCGGAGATCCGCAAATACAAGAAGCGATTCAACTCCGAAATTCTTTGCGCCGCACTCTGGG GCGTCAACCTGCTGGTGGGGACGGAGAACGGTCTCATGCTCCTGGACCGGAGTGGGCAAGGCAAAGTTTACAACCTGATCACCAGGAGGCGTTTCCTGCAGATGGACGTGCTGGAGGGGCTCAACGTGCTCGTCACCATATCtg GGAAGAAGAACAAGCTCCGTGTCTACTACCTGTCCTGGCTGAGGAACAGAATACTACACAACGACCCCGAAGTGGAGAAGAAGCAAGGTTGGATCACCGTCGGGGAGCTGGAAGGCTGTGTGCATTATAAAGTTG TCAAGTATGAGAGGATCAAATTCCTGGTGATTGCTCTGAAGAACTCGGTGGAAATCTACGCCTGGGCTCCAAAGCCCTACCACAAATTCATGGCCTTTAAG TCGTTCAGCGATCTGCAGCATCGCCCCCAGCTGGTCGACCTGACCGTGGAGGAAGGTCAGAGGTTGAAGGTCATCTACGGCTCCAGCGTGGGCTTCCACGTCATCGACGTTGACTCGGGAAACCCGTACGACATCTACATCCCGTCACAC TGTACCAAAGAGACCAAG ATCCAGAGTCATGTGACGCCGCACGCCATCGTGGTGCTCCCCAAAACGGACGGGATGGAGATGCTGCTGTGCTACGAGGACGAGGGCGTCTACGTCAACACCTACGGGCGCATCACCAAGGACGTGGTGCTGCAGTGGGGCGAGATGCCCACCTCTGTCG cctACATCCACTCCAACCAGATCATGGGCTGGGGGGAGAAGGCCATCGAGATCCGCTCCGTGGAGACGGGTCACCTGGACGGGGTCTTCATGCACAAGAGGGCGCAGAGGCTGAAGTTCCTGTGTGAGCGCAACGACAAG GTCTTCTTTGCGTCGGTGCGATCGGGAGGCAGCAGCCAGGTCTTCTTCATGACCCTCAACAGGAACTCCATGATGAACTGGTGA